The Oscillospiraceae bacterium genome window below encodes:
- a CDS encoding ATP-grasp domain-containing protein, translating to MQVIVTDTHTRMSLAVLRELGQAGFEITAVVREDKPKLGHACRYVKQRVTLPVSGYTNALLQLPQGSVFLPTTMETLTIAAHNHTAFSSRFHTLLSNAQDLTQAADKPAVAAIARTLGLLVPQDYPLDAPQFPCVLKYRNGEVLGLPADQRYAIAHTSAEFEEKYQAMTQRATIAHHSPLTIHPHNLFASQYIPGNAYGVSAVLDNNSNPVAIFCHERIREYPITGGPACCAQAVWHPRMIDGATKLLKSLQLKGFAMVEFKGTPNEPYLLEVNPRIWGTYPLTYICNAQMATAYVQSAQKQCRTPNTKYQTSPPWLGQKMQYLPNDLCNLATALRTRTKQRGNAIADLFSPKCRGGVFAWRDLRSSLTYAIGLLKTGGRA from the coding sequence ATGCAAGTCATCGTCACCGACACTCACACACGAATGTCACTGGCTGTCCTCCGTGAATTGGGACAAGCCGGCTTTGAAATCACTGCTGTTGTCCGCGAAGATAAGCCCAAGCTTGGCCACGCTTGCCGTTATGTCAAGCAGCGCGTCACCCTGCCCGTCAGCGGCTATACCAACGCGCTCTTGCAACTGCCCCAAGGCAGCGTATTCCTGCCCACAACCATGGAAACACTCACCATCGCCGCGCACAATCACACAGCTTTTAGCAGTCGCTTCCACACCTTGCTCTCCAACGCCCAAGACCTCACCCAAGCCGCCGACAAGCCCGCCGTCGCAGCCATCGCCCGCACCCTCGGGCTGCTTGTACCGCAAGACTATCCCCTCGACGCGCCGCAATTCCCTTGCGTTTTGAAATACCGCAATGGCGAAGTCCTCGGCCTCCCCGCCGACCAACGCTACGCCATCGCCCACACCTCCGCTGAATTCGAGGAAAAATATCAAGCCATGACCCAACGCGCCACAATTGCTCATCACTCACCACTTACTATTCACCCCCACAACCTCTTCGCCTCCCAATACATCCCCGGCAACGCCTACGGCGTCTCTGCCGTCCTCGACAATAACAGCAACCCAGTTGCTATTTTTTGCCATGAACGCATCCGCGAATATCCCATCACCGGCGGCCCCGCCTGCTGCGCCCAAGCCGTATGGCATCCCCGCATGATTGACGGCGCCACAAAACTGCTAAAATCATTGCAACTCAAAGGCTTTGCCATGGTAGAGTTCAAAGGAACTCCCAACGAACCATATCTCTTAGAAGTCAACCCCCGCATCTGGGGTACCTACCCACTCACTTATATCTGCAACGCCCAAATGGCAACCGCCTACGTTCAATCCGCTCAAAAACAATGCCGAACGCCAAACACCAAATATCAAACATCTCCCCCCTGGCTCGGCCAAAAAATGCAATACCTCCCCAACGACCTCTGCAACCTCGCCACCGCTCTTCGGACACGCACCAAACAGCGCGGCAACGCCATCGCCGACTTATTCTCCCCTAAATGCCGCGGCGGCGTCTTCGCATGGCGCGATTTACGCAGCAGTCTCACCTACGCCATCGGACTGCTCAAAACAGGAGGCAGAGCGTGA
- a CDS encoding CAP domain-containing protein — translation MLRYLLLLLLLLFLFLPRSTQQPSLEEQVFTLSNAARQRYGLQALQWHDGVAEVARAHSRDMITRGFFDHDCPDGTSPSDRLYAAGLRGNYSGENLARRQHTAQEVVNDWLASPEHREALLHPAFTHMGIGIYINENGQHYWTQKMIG, via the coding sequence ATGTTAAGATATCTGCTCTTGCTGTTGCTGCTTCTATTTCTATTTCTCCCCAGGTCAACGCAACAGCCGTCACTGGAAGAACAAGTTTTCACCCTCAGTAACGCCGCACGTCAACGCTATGGGTTACAAGCTCTGCAATGGCACGATGGTGTCGCTGAGGTTGCGCGCGCTCACAGTCGCGACATGATAACACGTGGCTTTTTCGACCACGACTGCCCCGACGGCACATCCCCCTCCGACCGTCTATATGCAGCCGGCTTGCGTGGCAACTATTCCGGCGAAAACCTGGCCCGCCGCCAACACACAGCCCAAGAAGTCGTCAACGACTGGCTGGCCTCCCCCGAACATCGCGAAGCCCTACTGCACCCGGCCTTCACCCATATGGGCATAGGTATATACATCAACGAAAACGGCCAACACTACTGGACACAAAAAATGATTGGATAA
- a CDS encoding transcriptional repressor: MQRRSAPRHGVSRTAQPLLLNDMTEEYSTIAEQLNDIAAERNTITKQLITQAVRDLDCHANAAQIYEHVVQTHPTISRATVYRNLARMAETGKLLNIGQPHGAAHYDHNTHEHFHFVCDNCRKVFDVEGDLTKLCQDLETNHGHAVHYHQVLLKGLCSHCRT; this comes from the coding sequence GTGCAAAGACGAAGCGCGCCACGGCATGGCGTTTCAAGGACTGCTCAACCGCTACTTCTAAACGATATGACCGAGGAGTACAGCACGATTGCCGAACAACTAAATGATATAGCCGCCGAGCGCAACACCATCACCAAGCAGCTTATCACACAAGCCGTGCGTGATTTGGACTGTCACGCCAATGCCGCGCAGATATACGAACACGTAGTGCAAACACACCCTACCATCAGCCGCGCCACTGTTTATCGCAACTTGGCACGCATGGCTGAGACGGGCAAACTGCTCAACATCGGACAGCCTCACGGTGCGGCACACTATGACCATAACACACATGAGCATTTCCATTTCGTATGCGACAACTGCCGAAAGGTTTTCGACGTTGAGGGCGACTTAACAAAACTCTGCCAAGATCTCGAAACCAACCATGGTCACGCCGTACACTACCATCAAGTCCTGCTCAAAGGCCTCTGTTCACATTGTCGCACGTAG
- a CDS encoding NADH peroxidase: MKKFICTVCGYAHEDATAPEQCPLCKVPADKFTEQSGDKLAYADEHRIGVAKGVDPDVVEGLQQHFMGECTEVGMYLAMSRQADREGYPEVAEAYKRIAFEEAEHAAKFAELLGEVVDVSTKKNLEMRVMAEHGATQGKKDIATRAKELGLDAIHDTVHEMCKDEARHGMAFQGLLNRYF; encoded by the coding sequence ATGAAAAAATTTATCTGCACCGTCTGTGGCTATGCGCACGAAGACGCAACTGCACCCGAGCAATGCCCGCTATGCAAAGTCCCGGCCGACAAATTCACCGAACAATCGGGTGACAAACTCGCCTATGCCGACGAGCACCGCATCGGTGTTGCCAAAGGCGTTGACCCCGATGTTGTCGAAGGGCTGCAACAACATTTTATGGGCGAATGCACCGAAGTCGGTATGTATCTGGCCATGAGCCGCCAAGCCGATCGCGAGGGCTATCCCGAAGTCGCCGAGGCTTACAAACGTATTGCCTTTGAAGAGGCCGAGCACGCCGCCAAATTCGCCGAACTGCTGGGCGAAGTCGTTGACGTATCAACCAAAAAGAATCTCGAAATGCGCGTTATGGCCGAGCACGGCGCCACACAAGGAAAAAAAGACATCGCCACTCGTGCCAAAGAACTGGGCCTCGACGCTATCCACGACACTGTGCATGAAATGTGCAAAGACGAAGCGCGCCACGGCATGGCGTTTCAAGGACTGCTCAACCGCTACTTCTAA
- a CDS encoding sigma-70 family RNA polymerase sigma factor, whose product MFSITLALMLHSLYLGLRLSGRGGAFPRRLTTEEETALWARHQQGDKSAQNALIEHNMRLVTHIARKFYASESDYEDLLSCGNIGLIKAVMTFDPGKGARFATYACRCIENAILT is encoded by the coding sequence ATGTTTTCGATTACATTGGCATTGATGTTACATAGCTTGTATTTGGGGTTGCGATTGAGCGGACGTGGGGGGGCATTTCCGCGGCGATTGACGACGGAAGAAGAAACGGCGCTGTGGGCGCGGCACCAACAGGGTGATAAATCGGCTCAGAATGCCTTGATTGAGCATAACATGCGACTGGTGACGCATATTGCGCGGAAGTTTTATGCCAGTGAGAGCGATTATGAGGATTTGTTGTCCTGTGGCAATATTGGTTTGATTAAGGCTGTTATGACATTTGACCCCGGCAAAGGTGCGCGCTTTGCAACGTATGCTTGTCGCTGTATTGAAAACGCTATACTAACATAA
- a CDS encoding DUF488 domain-containing protein, with protein MHIFTIGYTKKSAQTFFEHIKSNKIDVLVDVRLYNSSQLAGYSKSKDLAYFLRAICNCDYMWASQFAPTSSLLNGYKDNLITWAEYEKSYNEILAMRNQLDFFERFGDKRICLLCAEELPARCHRRLLAEITADKYVGTTITHL; from the coding sequence ATGCACATATTCACTATCGGCTATACTAAAAAATCTGCACAAACATTTTTCGAGCATATAAAATCAAACAAGATTGATGTATTGGTAGATGTCCGACTATATAATTCATCACAGCTGGCAGGGTATAGCAAGAGCAAAGACTTAGCGTATTTTCTACGAGCAATTTGTAACTGTGATTATATGTGGGCATCGCAATTTGCACCTACATCATCATTGCTTAATGGATATAAAGATAATCTTATTACATGGGCGGAATACGAGAAATCATACAACGAGATACTTGCTATGCGGAATCAGTTGGATTTTTTCGAGCGGTTCGGCGACAAGCGTATTTGTTTGCTTTGTGCCGAGGAATTGCCTGCACGTTGCCATCGACGTTTACTAGCTGAAATAACAGCGGATAAGTATGTCGGCACAACGATAACACATCTATAA